The Lasioglossum baleicum chromosome 3, iyLasBale1, whole genome shotgun sequence region GCAGAGAGCAATAACATAATAGTTGTGGCACCATATCCCGGATCAACACCAGCAACTTCAGTgatcatttttttatttggtgctTCCTGATGCTTGTCGGTAGGCCCAATCAATTTTTCAGTCCAGCCATTTGCATAGAATTTAATGTTGAAGTGAGTattttctcgcacgtttttcgaTGGACCTTCATGGCTTACGTATCCAGCAGTGAAGAATCCAGGATACTGaatgaaataagaaaatatattttacaagtTGTCTGTGTGTAATAATGGACGGATGGTCCACATCTTATATCTAACTTTTGTTAAAATGGATCACCCTACATTACAAAAAATAACATGTTATACCTTCAGTAATAGATTCCGACCACATTCAAACATAGCCAGTACTACAAAAAGAGCGCCGAAAAATATCATCGTAAACATAGAGAAGAAAGACCTATCAAGATATTAATGTCAATTAATATCAGATTCGCATTtgagattaaataaaaataagaagagATGTACTTGAACGTGACGTATGTTTGAAGTTGTACAGGCCTCTGGTTATATTTCTCGTATAAAAATCGTTGAGTGCGCAACGCTACGGAACGATCGGATCCTAAAAATACTGTTGCCCAGCCATGCGGAGACTTATGAAAGAAACTTCTGGAACGAGTACCATTAACGTTAATAGACAAAGATTACAtgcataatatatttataactagactgcagattttatgcatttatgacacaaCTGAATAGCTGCAATTTGACacagtgtaaatattaaaaggaTTGAATAGAATCAATATACTACTTTCGACCTAATCAAattaattaacacattaccgactgattattattgcataattttgaaaaatctatgatacatggctaaacactttttaatggaaccttcaatagcgacagcaattttcattgtgaactaacaagtcaccctcaataacgtcatctaatatatagtttcatttaagattgtaatgtaaaagaaaatttctatgctttcttttggggtacagcataattattgaaaatcctattaatagactTTCGGTAGGTACAGTGTTGTGTATCCTGTATCTCATaataaattcagaaaatttttattttgcacaaagatccgcagtctacttatagcAGATGCGATTCCTTCCAACCTTTTCTCCAATTTCGGATGGAGCGCAGGCAACCTTTCTGGAAACAATTTCCTGCGCAATTCACGCAACTTATTATGATTAGCGACGCCATATACGGCCGATTCGTAAGTACCATAATGTAGTAACGCGGAATCTATTTTTGCGGTTGTCCAAGTTTTTAGATATGACTCGATGGTGTTGATTTCACCATCAAATTTGTTTTGAGTAAAGATTACACCAAGATCGCATGGTATACTGTCGAATCCACAAGCACTTACAATGAAGATACCAGCTTCTTTGGCCTCTTTATCATATTTCAATTGAATGGTCTCCATATACTGTAACATAAATAAAAGTACTATGAACCCCGCATGTAGGCGTGCACCTGTATGCTTAATTATTTTCAAGCAATGATCAGTATACTCAGCAATAGAAGATTAAGTCCTGTAGTTGTAAAAGATTAGATTAAGTAAAagcaaattaattttctacacaatgagtatactcgtcattagCAGTGTTccgtaaatacaattttatcgcCCAGACCTCTGGTTCACCACTGACATCAACACAGTGAGTACGAGTGGCGACACATGCTTTAACAACTGGTTCTCCGTAAAATCTATATGGGCCACAGCAATTAACAACTACTTTAGCTTGCTCTGTCATTTTCTTCAGTGACTCTTCATCTTTCAGATCAGCAATTATCATGGGTACATTCTCTGGAATATTTGAACACAATTAACGAATTGTTgcaatatgaaattttatacattACATAATTTTGAATGACTAGTTATAGCATTAATGTCAGTACTGCTCAAATTGTGTAAGCATTATATCAGAAACAATTTTACCGATATCAGAAGCAAACTCTTTAACAACTCCTTCCAGAGCTTCCTTGCGACGTCCAGCAACACCAAACTTAAACTGCTTTTCCTTAGACAATTGTGCTGCTACCTTCACAGCTTGGCTTCCTGTAAATCCAGTAGCTCCAAATATTACGATATCCAGTCTATCATTCGCCATGATAGCAATATCTGCAAAATAtccataatattatatatctttCATCATTTCAAGGAATTGTTATTTTGCTTAAGCATACAAAATGTACAAACAGTTTCTACAAATTGTAAAGCTATGGAAAAATAACATGTATAAACGTTTACAAGACTCAATGTattttatgtacatataaaCAGCAATTGTCCATGTCATTAAATATACAATGTTACGCAATATACCTCCGGCAAAAAATCTTCGTTTATAAATAAGAAAAGgactaaatatatataataggactaaatatatataattgttttttatttttccggcGTCAGAATCTTTCAACTctgatacatatatatatattgttaaaaatagaatttgtaAGTGAATAAATGATTTATTAAATACACATATCCAACTAACCAAATAATAAGTAATATCCGTAAAACAAATTTCCTAAATACGATGGACACTTAATTGTTCTAATCATAACAATTGCGTTTTATATTTCGCACACGATCTGTCAACTCATTCTGCCGGGAGATTAATATCAGtgcaattatatatatttacgtGTCAGCGTAATCTTAACAGTTTAAAGTGATTAACTAATGGATTATGACGATTATTTACTCACCAAAAACAGCACCTTATTTCGAAAAGAAGCAATAGAACTTGGCCGATACGATCACCGTTGAATTTAGAGATTCTTTCTCTCTCAACTGCTCTCGCTCTCAACTCTCACACTGCGCCCGACTGCGCCTTAACAGTTCAGGTATCCATAGTAATAAAGTGCGCATTTTGTCATGCTACAGGACTAAATACATAGGGAAGGGGTTTTTTTATGGCTATACCAGACTATACTTAGCCTCCAACTCATCTTActttgaaataaaatgcaaattaaTCAATGCAACATATATAACTTCagatattagaaataaattttccatagatgtttttacattataaatacacctttgttaaaaaaaattagtaactatatatataatataattttacgaataacaaCAGTATTTTCTGAAACATTATTGAACGTAAAAATTTGCAACAAATGTCTCATTACGACTgatttgaataaatttataattcaaAAGAGTAAAATTAGCTTATATGTACATGCATCCGTTTATAATTCTTAAATAGCAAGTTCAATGAACAATTTGATTGACGATTAACAAGGTTTATTATGTTTCCTTAACTTCTTGGCAAGCGATTAATGAAATGTATCTTCGCAAGTAATAAAATATGATCCATTTTAATTATAcggtattaaattattttactacatcatttatttcattctcttatattatatttacaacATACTTTGCCTcattattcacggtttgtattcGGCtagtaataaattataaatagctCACTGTTTAGAATATCACTTTGCAATTAAAAATCTAAGCTAGCAGATTTCTATGGTGATGTGATTTTTCAAATGTATCAACTCTTTTCCCATTTCATGAATGCACAAGAGACACAAAATATCTTTTAAACGTAATCCGTACAATTTTTTCCAGTTAGTCCTGGCCAAACACCATCGCATATTATGCACTACTATATTTACAGAAATGCACGCTGAAAATTGTAGAATCTGTTTTTCTTCACTGTTACTCAAGTCGTTTCGCACGAATAAAATAATCTATTTacgaaataatttctatttgtcGTTTGTTATCCCGCCTAGCAaaggcgtcgcgtcggttccaCAAGAAATTTGGgcaatagaaaataaatgatgttatttgttattttaacTGTCAAGTGATCGTAGGTTCAAAGAAATTAATGCGTACATACAAAAAACTtgtcactttcattttttttctcttcttcacGGATATAAAATTCGCAGGTGTATTTCTGTTGTGTACGGAAATATATAGCACAATCGATTATCATTTTATAGCGTCATAATTGACAAACGACAAAATACAAATGTTCTCCCAAAAAACTTATGCAGTTTACAAAGCCTTACCATAATTTAAGACTTAAGTGagaaatatgttttttaatACTCTTTCGGAGATATTGATCGTTGAATGATTAAAACTCATTTCCTCGTCCTCTAGTAACGTTATCATAGTTATATTCAATCATTCTTAACCGGAGCAAAAACTGAGGAGGCTAACCGTTTTTTCATTTATTCTTTCTACCAGAAAGCAGAATACTATCTCAGTGACTCCATAGTTAAATATACATCGAATATAACTATCGCCTTATGctaatatttacaatatctcACATTGTTTCGGAATAGGATACAAAACTATGGTACTTTAAAAGAATCAACGCAAAAATAGAATTCTCATCTACTTTTCAATCGCGAAAGTATAAATTCTATAAAAGAGAAGTAAGTtagtatattttcttttatgtgTGTGTTTTCTCTCCTTTCGACATTGTTTGATCATATCTGTTCGTCAAGTATCATATTTTGTCGTTTTCTTTCTAATTTTACAATAAATACATGCGCTCAACGAGACAATACAGGATCATGTACACCGTATATACTGTCACGGAAAGACGCCAAGTTTATACTACATAGTTGTTTTTTTTTGTCCATTTTGTGAGGCAAGCTCTCGGTGGTTTTTTTCAGTTGatagaaaatttatataatgtcgactaatttgtacaattttacaGACATTGTATTAAGTAAAACGCTGATGGTTTAAATACTTATTGCAGTGCAACAAGATATCGATCAATACTAGGTAAATCATCGAACTACAAAATCAATCGTAAAAGTCAGAAGACGTATGCTTGAGAAACGTATTACTATGTAGTCTGAGTTAATGATTAACTGTATACAGGCTAAACATCTATCGAACATATACATGATTGatattgaaaaaatgcaaaatatgtTACACGAGATTTTGGAAGGCGTAAAAGTtcaaaaaataatgaattccAAATACGTACGAaatgtaatatacattttaaaaaaaaaacaaaaaaaacaaaCACAAATTTGATTTGTATCGTTCGTTATCGAACGAATCTTGCGACAATTGCACTGTAATAAAACTGCTTCGGGTACATAAAAGTATGTGATTCCTCGCGCGTGACAAAACTGTTAGCGAATACAAACTGAAGTATTCGTTTTCACTGTGTTTTTGCAAgacatatataaaaaagaagttttaatTGTACACTAAGAATATATGTACCGGCTGTCGCCGACATTATCTTATCTTACCCATATCTTGCACAACCTTTCtatcaaaaaatctgaaaagaaTCCATGGTAGATTCTtatatctttctttctttttctttctctcactctctttcgttTTGCGTATTTTAAGTAAGCATTTTGGAATAGACTTTTTATACATAGGTACAAGTCACGAGTGGTACGAAATCACAGAATTAAAACTGTGTGAAGAATTCAGCGTATAGCCACATTTAAGCGAGCAATGTACAGTGCTCAGTCAGGTAGAACAACATAAGGCTCCGTCGATGATTACAACCGTTCGACAACGCATTCGAGTACGGTAACAAGGAAGGAGCACTAGGAATTGGCGTTTGGCGGAGGAGGTCTTCTATCATAATCCCGTCTATAATCTTTGTTTGGTCG contains the following coding sequences:
- the LOC143207302 gene encoding saccharopine dehydrogenase-like oxidoreductase, producing the protein MANDRLDIVIFGATGFTGSQAVKVAAQLSKEKQFKFGVAGRRKEALEGVVKEFASDIENVPMIIADLKDEESLKKMTEQAKVVVNCCGPYRFYGEPVVKACVATRTHCVDVSGEPEYMETIQLKYDKEAKEAGIFIVSACGFDSIPCDLGVIFTQNKFDGEINTIESYLKTWTTAKIDSALLHYGTYESAVYGVANHNKLRELRRKLFPERLPALHPKLEKRSFFHKSPHGWATVFLGSDRSVALRTQRFLYEKYNQRPVQLQTYVTFKSFFSMFTMIFFGALFVVLAMFECGRNLLLKYPGFFTAGYVSHEGPSKNVRENTHFNIKFYANGWTEKLIGPTDKHQEAPNKKMITEVAGVDPGYGATTIMLLLSAVMIIKESDKLPGNGGVLSPGAAFGNTSLIEELNKNDIKFKVISQIDW